The following proteins are encoded in a genomic region of Lachnospiraceae bacterium KM106-2:
- a CDS encoding sugar ABC transporter sugar-binding protein, giving the protein MKAKKLWGILLSVVMVMTLLSGCGKGNNTKGDQKTSTGDTLKEAASESPAKKGDKIITWMFWDDLEATTDLMSKQYAEVIKRFNKADNGYHCNVVTTNLEEYDTKLNALIAAGQAPDVWICNPGPNMKQYVDAGVVMDLTDILNKDTKWKNSFSEGMFSNLTYDNKIMAIPTNFAAACVFYNKDIFKKAGVEIPKTWDDFIAACKKIKAAGYSPISISAGTSWCLSMVAGYLCDREGGPDNLEGINNGTAKWTDKSFVEAAKKLKDLSAYFQPTYVGDSNDQATANFYKGNAAMLVQGSWAIAQINGNNAKMQDKCGVFQFPGITGGADPNRWIVKTDNLLVSKNTKNKDACIALLKAFTDETAQKATAEIAGKMPSCKVDIDYSKAPKQLKDVQDCMKTVTGTLDFYNESLATVEAGKEFDNKMVSIVMGDMSVQDGLAALQKFYDDNIKK; this is encoded by the coding sequence ATGAAAGCAAAAAAATTGTGGGGGATCTTACTTTCAGTTGTCATGGTAATGACTTTACTTTCCGGTTGCGGAAAGGGCAATAATACGAAAGGTGATCAAAAGACCAGTACAGGTGATACCTTAAAAGAGGCAGCTTCAGAGTCTCCAGCAAAAAAGGGTGATAAGATTATTACTTGGATGTTTTGGGATGATCTAGAAGCAACGACAGATTTAATGTCGAAGCAATATGCTGAGGTCATCAAACGATTCAACAAAGCAGATAACGGTTACCACTGCAATGTTGTTACAACAAACTTAGAGGAATATGATACGAAATTAAATGCTTTGATCGCTGCAGGACAAGCTCCTGATGTATGGATCTGTAATCCAGGTCCTAACATGAAACAGTATGTTGATGCAGGTGTTGTAATGGATTTAACAGATATTCTAAACAAAGATACCAAATGGAAAAATAGTTTTTCAGAAGGTATGTTTAGCAATTTAACTTATGATAATAAGATAATGGCTATTCCAACAAACTTCGCAGCTGCTTGTGTATTTTACAATAAAGATATCTTTAAGAAAGCAGGTGTTGAGATTCCTAAGACATGGGATGATTTCATTGCCGCATGTAAGAAGATTAAAGCTGCAGGATATTCTCCAATCAGTATTAGTGCAGGAACTTCATGGTGCTTATCAATGGTTGCCGGTTACTTATGTGATAGAGAAGGTGGGCCAGATAACTTAGAGGGTATCAATAATGGTACAGCAAAATGGACGGATAAATCATTTGTAGAGGCAGCAAAGAAATTGAAAGATTTATCTGCATATTTCCAACCAACCTATGTGGGTGATAGTAATGATCAAGCAACTGCAAACTTCTATAAAGGAAATGCAGCTATGTTAGTTCAAGGTTCATGGGCAATCGCTCAGATTAATGGTAATAATGCTAAGATGCAGGATAAATGTGGTGTATTCCAGTTCCCTGGTATTACAGGTGGAGCTGACCCAAACAGATGGATCGTTAAAACAGACAACTTATTAGTATCTAAGAATACAAAGAACAAGGATGCTTGTATTGCATTATTAAAAGCATTTACAGATGAGACAGCACAGAAAGCAACAGCTGAGATCGCAGGTAAGATGCCTTCGTGCAAGGTAGATATCGATTATAGCAAAGCACCAAAGCAATTGAAAGATGTTCAAGATTGTATGAAGACAGTTACAGGTACTTTGGATTTCTATAACGAATCACTTGCAACAGTTGAGGCCGGTAAGGAATTTGATAACAAGATGGTATCTATTGTTATGGGTGATATGTCAGTACAAGATGGACTGGCTGCATTACAGAAATTCTATGATGATAACATTAAGAAGTAA
- a CDS encoding nucleoside ABC transporter, permease protein 1 has protein sequence MKTRKQVKPSHIIIYIFLVLLVVLYLAPLIWMVSVSVKTNSEVFASPFGIPKTFQWVNYQVAWVTGKLGVATLNSVVVCVASLVLSMLIGTMVAFAIGRMKWKFSGVMLTYFMIGMMVPVHCILIPLFTTFSKLQLNNTLTGLIIPYTTFSLPMTIFILVGFFRAMPRELFESACIDGCSIYQCFFKIALPLAKTGLFVTGLMTFVANWNELLVAMVFISDVAKKTLPVTLTYFVGPYSTNYVQMFAAIVIAIIPTVIVYCMFSNQIVDGLTQGAVKG, from the coding sequence ATGAAGACAAGAAAACAAGTGAAACCAAGTCATATTATCATATACATATTTTTAGTCTTATTAGTTGTACTTTATTTAGCACCATTGATATGGATGGTATCTGTATCTGTTAAGACAAATTCAGAGGTATTTGCATCTCCTTTTGGAATTCCTAAGACGTTTCAATGGGTAAATTATCAGGTAGCATGGGTTACGGGTAAATTAGGTGTTGCAACATTAAACTCAGTTGTCGTCTGTGTGGCATCTTTAGTTTTAAGCATGTTAATTGGTACCATGGTGGCATTTGCAATTGGAAGAATGAAATGGAAGTTCTCTGGTGTAATGCTTACCTACTTTATGATCGGTATGATGGTACCAGTTCATTGTATCTTGATTCCATTGTTTACGACATTTTCTAAGCTGCAGTTGAATAATACGTTGACAGGATTGATCATTCCGTATACGACGTTCTCATTACCGATGACAATCTTTATCCTGGTAGGTTTCTTTCGAGCCATGCCACGAGAGTTATTTGAATCAGCTTGTATCGATGGATGTTCCATTTATCAATGCTTTTTTAAGATCGCACTTCCACTTGCCAAGACGGGATTGTTTGTAACAGGTCTTATGACTTTCGTTGCAAACTGGAATGAATTACTGGTAGCCATGGTATTTATCTCAGATGTGGCAAAGAAGACATTACCTGTAACGTTGACTTACTTCGTTGGTCCATATTCAACAAACTATGTTCAGATGTTTGCAGCAATTGTAATTGCAATTATCCCTACGGTAATTGTATATTGTATGTTTAGTAATCAGATTGTTGATGGACTGACACAGGGGGCTGTAAAGGGTTAA
- a CDS encoding transcriptional regulator, AraC family produces MIENLQGITETVNFRTDTSFRLYVNDECENYPSHWHRPLEIIMPIENNYKVVCHNTEYILQEDDILLIGPGIIHELYAPPVGKRLIFQASLSIIMNIKELASLLSILPSPLLITKQNMPGIHPRIQQLLLQIIDDYQNENSYLESLIYSRILEMFSLLGQNKAIFHNMDTANYTKQKEYTDKFIAICEYITTNCTKDLKLEDVAKMAGFSKYHFSRLFKEFTSVSFYKFVNTKRIITAENMLINPDISVTEVATSSGFNTLSSFIRMFRIIKGCTPTEFRNMHCLC; encoded by the coding sequence ATGATTGAAAACTTACAAGGGATCACCGAAACTGTCAACTTTCGAACTGATACTTCCTTTCGGCTCTATGTAAATGATGAATGTGAAAACTATCCAAGTCACTGGCATCGTCCTCTCGAGATCATCATGCCCATCGAAAACAACTATAAAGTTGTCTGTCATAATACTGAGTATATTCTTCAAGAAGATGATATCCTTCTTATAGGCCCAGGAATTATCCATGAACTCTATGCTCCACCAGTAGGAAAACGCTTAATCTTTCAGGCCAGTCTGTCCATTATTATGAATATCAAAGAACTGGCATCATTATTATCGATCCTGCCATCTCCACTACTTATCACAAAGCAGAATATGCCGGGTATTCATCCACGAATTCAGCAGCTTCTTCTTCAGATCATTGATGATTATCAAAATGAGAATTCCTATCTAGAATCCTTGATCTATAGCCGAATCCTAGAAATGTTCAGTCTCCTAGGGCAAAATAAAGCGATCTTTCATAATATGGATACTGCTAACTACACCAAACAAAAAGAATATACGGATAAATTTATTGCTATCTGTGAATACATAACTACGAATTGTACTAAAGATCTAAAATTAGAAGATGTGGCAAAAATGGCCGGCTTTAGTAAATACCACTTTTCAAGATTATTTAAAGAATTTACTAGCGTATCCTTTTATAAATTTGTAAACACTAAAAGGATCATTACCGCTGAAAATATGCTGATCAATCCAGATATCTCTGTAACAGAAGTCGCAACCTCATCCGGATTTAATACGCTTTCTTCCTTCATAAGAATGTTCCGGATAATAAAAGGGTGCACGCCGACGGAGTTCCGCAACATGCACTGCCTTTGTTAA
- a CDS encoding diguanylate cyclase/phosphodiesterase with PAS/PAC sensor(s): MKFKKFYDELYDGKDQINCVLRGKVANGNFEWLQLTGSTIYDNNGNPITVIGETININEKRMELELLKNATQKDPLTKVYKHHAVLTKIKSSMGNSNHFLLHAVLMIDIKHFKSINTTYGYTYGNAVLLEISSKLIKFFNNGNNLIGRFDGDKFILYLYNLPNLSIVESEAQKILNIFDHIYTDDKNKVPIHGCIGIALYPTHGFELNELIDKAYTAMIHARTISGNNYMIYSDSLTLVHVNSHVDRTAHNHYVLKSNSAMDSNILSNVVDILFDARQLDTSINIILSLLGDYYRLSSIAIFELSENKKNYYINYIWSSNSSFRQADVYDRFSFDEVKSYRKYHLSPNSAFYADHLDDISLPAKMKEKLKYLLVSGILQCGIYEGGMDKGFLSYHYEDETRSWNTNELNTLISISKILGGYLIKLRTQQKVNAITHLDSLTGCYNTASFTDLCYKILHKNATNNYIFLFLDIDKFKLINENYGYNEGDRILIYISQTLKEYQKKDEVYGRVGGDKFIMMMNYDDHELLLERVNAILKSLEHIPKTESDFYRLSIICGLCPVNRNINISINLDRANIARKSIQNRHKSQYTFFNEEMKSRLVKQREIEDIMEDALADHEFAIYYQPKVNLSDETLCGAEALIRWKHKNRIIPPDEFIPIFEENHFITQLDYYVLTSVCEHLRSLLDQKRMVVPISVNFSRVHLTNHLFVEELKNIVNQYHIPSNLIEIELTETAFTNTDSYLLNIMQQLHTSGFRIAMDDFGSGMSSLNLLRQLPFDVIKLDKDFFHQGTTTIREKVVITNIIKMARELKMITVSEGVETKEQAEFLKQIHCSIAQGYLYGKPMPVEQFDNMIH; encoded by the coding sequence ATGAAATTCAAAAAATTCTATGATGAACTTTATGATGGAAAAGATCAGATCAATTGTGTTCTTCGGGGTAAAGTGGCAAATGGTAACTTTGAATGGTTACAGTTAACAGGCAGTACCATCTACGATAATAATGGCAATCCGATCACGGTAATTGGTGAAACAATTAATATCAACGAAAAGAGAATGGAACTGGAGCTATTAAAAAACGCTACCCAAAAAGACCCCCTCACTAAAGTATATAAACATCATGCTGTCCTAACAAAGATCAAATCAAGTATGGGTAACAGTAATCACTTCCTGTTACATGCAGTCCTTATGATCGATATTAAACACTTTAAATCGATTAATACCACCTATGGATATACCTACGGAAACGCTGTACTTCTTGAGATCAGCAGCAAACTGATCAAATTCTTTAATAATGGTAATAATCTGATCGGACGCTTTGATGGTGATAAATTTATTTTATATCTCTATAACCTTCCCAATCTTTCAATCGTTGAATCAGAGGCCCAAAAAATTCTCAATATTTTTGACCATATCTATACCGATGATAAAAACAAGGTTCCAATCCATGGATGCATCGGTATTGCGCTTTATCCAACTCATGGTTTTGAACTAAATGAACTGATCGATAAAGCATATACTGCCATGATCCACGCTAGAACCATCTCAGGTAATAATTATATGATCTATTCTGATAGTCTCACCTTAGTTCATGTTAATTCTCATGTAGATAGAACCGCCCATAATCACTATGTACTGAAAAGTAATTCTGCTATGGATAGTAATATTCTTTCCAACGTTGTAGATATCTTATTTGATGCCAGACAACTAGATACCTCTATTAACATTATTCTGAGTCTGCTTGGCGATTATTATCGACTCAGCAGCATCGCTATCTTTGAACTATCAGAGAATAAGAAAAACTATTACATCAATTACATTTGGAGTAGTAACAGCTCCTTTCGACAAGCTGATGTCTATGATCGATTCTCCTTTGATGAGGTTAAATCTTATCGAAAATATCATCTTTCTCCAAACTCAGCCTTTTATGCAGATCATCTAGATGATATTTCCTTACCCGCTAAGATGAAAGAGAAACTAAAATATCTTCTGGTCTCCGGAATTCTTCAATGTGGAATTTATGAAGGTGGTATGGATAAAGGCTTCCTCTCTTATCATTATGAAGATGAGACCCGATCCTGGAATACCAATGAGCTCAATACTCTAATCAGTATCTCAAAGATTCTTGGTGGCTACCTCATCAAATTACGGACACAGCAAAAAGTAAATGCGATCACTCATCTTGACTCACTGACCGGCTGCTATAACACGGCATCCTTCACGGATTTGTGTTATAAAATCTTACATAAGAACGCTACGAATAACTATATTTTTCTCTTTCTTGATATTGATAAATTCAAATTGATCAATGAAAACTATGGATATAATGAAGGGGATCGAATCCTCATCTATATCTCCCAAACGCTAAAAGAATATCAGAAGAAAGATGAGGTCTATGGACGAGTCGGGGGCGATAAGTTCATTATGATGATGAACTATGATGATCATGAACTATTGTTAGAACGGGTTAATGCTATCTTAAAATCCTTAGAGCATATTCCAAAAACAGAGTCGGACTTCTATCGTCTTTCGATCATCTGTGGTCTTTGCCCTGTAAATCGAAATATTAATATCTCGATCAATTTAGATCGTGCTAACATTGCTAGAAAATCAATTCAGAATCGGCATAAATCTCAATATACATTTTTTAATGAAGAGATGAAAAGCCGCTTAGTAAAACAAAGAGAAATTGAAGACATCATGGAAGATGCACTAGCTGATCACGAATTTGCCATCTACTATCAACCTAAAGTTAATCTTTCTGATGAAACCCTATGTGGTGCGGAAGCACTAATTCGCTGGAAACACAAAAATCGGATCATCCCTCCAGATGAATTTATTCCGATCTTTGAGGAAAACCATTTTATCACTCAGTTAGATTATTATGTTCTCACAAGTGTATGCGAACATCTTCGCTCCTTACTCGATCAAAAGAGAATGGTGGTTCCAATTAGTGTCAACTTCTCTCGTGTCCATCTAACCAATCACTTATTTGTAGAAGAGCTAAAGAATATTGTTAACCAGTATCACATTCCAAGTAATCTCATAGAAATTGAATTAACTGAAACTGCTTTTACCAATACAGATTCTTATCTGCTTAATATCATGCAGCAACTACATACCTCCGGATTCCGAATTGCTATGGACGATTTCGGCTCTGGAATGTCCTCACTTAATCTGCTTCGCCAACTACCATTTGATGTGATCAAACTAGATAAAGATTTCTTCCATCAGGGTACTACAACTATACGTGAAAAAGTGGTCATTACCAACATTATTAAAATGGCCAGAGAATTGAAAATGATTACTGTATCAGAAGGCGTAGAGACTAAAGAACAAGCTGAATTCCTAAAGCAGATCCATTGTTCTATCGCTCAAGGTTATCTCTATGGGAAACCGATGCCTGTCGAGCAATTTGATAACATGATTCATTAA
- a CDS encoding N-acetyl-D-glucosamine ABC transport system, permease protein 1, whose protein sequence is MDKIFSNKKAICIFMAPGVILFTVILLIPIVRAVYVSLCDWNALTPPKFIGFKNYIDLFQNDPTMMIAIKNSLFFAIFSLITQQILGLVLAVLLTNIKRGRNLFKNIYYLPCVLSSAALGLMFSFLLNPKMGLNQLLAVFGIQGPLWLMDVKGTIPLPMWVIGTVATWQYVGTTMMLYMSAISGISKSLYEASYMDGATKVQAFRYITMPLVKPMAKTTILLTCIGSLKFFDLIYNMTQGGPNHKTEVLATHLYDQGFRFFKYGYASAISIVLLVMCLVVTLLVNRFMHVEEYEM, encoded by the coding sequence ATGGACAAGATATTTAGCAATAAAAAAGCAATTTGTATTTTCATGGCACCGGGTGTCATTTTGTTTACCGTTATATTGTTGATTCCAATCGTTCGTGCTGTATATGTTTCATTATGTGATTGGAATGCGTTGACACCACCGAAGTTTATTGGATTTAAAAATTATATCGATTTGTTTCAGAATGATCCAACTATGATGATCGCAATTAAGAACTCATTATTCTTTGCAATCTTTTCTCTAATTACACAACAGATTTTAGGTTTGGTTCTAGCAGTACTATTAACGAATATTAAACGAGGAAGAAACCTTTTTAAAAATATTTACTACTTACCTTGCGTGTTGTCTTCAGCAGCACTTGGTTTGATGTTCAGTTTCTTATTAAATCCAAAGATGGGATTAAATCAATTATTAGCTGTATTTGGTATTCAGGGACCTTTATGGTTAATGGATGTAAAGGGAACGATTCCTCTTCCTATGTGGGTGATCGGAACTGTTGCAACATGGCAGTATGTTGGTACTACGATGATGTTATATATGTCAGCAATCTCAGGAATTTCAAAATCATTATATGAAGCATCTTATATGGATGGTGCGACAAAGGTACAGGCTTTTCGATACATTACCATGCCATTAGTTAAGCCAATGGCAAAGACAACGATCTTACTTACTTGTATCGGTTCTTTAAAATTCTTCGATTTGATCTATAACATGACACAAGGTGGTCCAAACCATAAGACAGAAGTATTAGCGACACACTTGTACGATCAAGGGTTCCGGTTCTTCAAATATGGTTATGCGAGTGCAATTTCCATTGTTTTGTTAGTAATGTGTTTAGTCGTTACCTTACTTGTAAACAGGTTCATGCATGTGGAAGAATATGAGATGTAA
- a CDS encoding beta-glucosidase, with protein sequence MDRQEAELRAKKLVSQMTLEEKASQLRYDAPAIPRLNIPAYNWWNETLHGVARAGVATIFPQAIGMAATFDPTLIKEVAKICATEGRAKYNEYKKKGDRDIYKGLTFWTPNVNIFRDPRWGRGHETYGEDPYLTSRLGVAFVKGLQGDSKYMKAAACAKHFAVHSGPEALRHEFNVKVSKKDLEETYLPAFEACVKEGKVEAVMGAYNRVNGEPCCGSPTLIQHILRDKWKFKGHFVSDCWAIRDFHENHMVTSTAMESAALALNSGCDLNCGNTYLHILNAYQNKKVTEESITQAAIRLFTTRYLLGLFDENEYDKITYEVVECESHRKKALEVSKKSMVLLKNNGILPLRKERIRTIGVIGPNANSREALIGNYHGTSSHYVTLLGGIQKEAGPNIRVLYSEGCHLWKDRVEGLAVANDRFTEAMIVAEKSDVVILCLGLDETLEGEEGDTGNSYASGDKKDLYLPESQELLLRQLTKLGKPMVLCLMAGSAIDLRYSEEHMDAILLNWYPGAEGGKAAAKLLFGADSPSGKLPITFYQGTEQLPPFEDYSMENRTYRYIKQEPLYPFGYGLTYTKMKIAKVVLEEENKFSVMVEVENEGEYSSDEVIQIYCKDLDSEYSVRNWSLCGMQRIFVSAKTARTTRVELSKNSFTSVDFEGNRKQYGHHFILYVGFSQPDERSVKLMGQKPNEIRIEL encoded by the coding sequence ATGGATAGACAAGAAGCAGAACTAAGAGCAAAGAAGCTAGTTAGTCAAATGACATTAGAAGAAAAGGCTTCTCAGTTACGATATGATGCACCGGCAATTCCAAGGCTGAATATACCTGCTTATAATTGGTGGAATGAAACGCTTCATGGAGTTGCTAGAGCCGGAGTGGCAACGATATTTCCACAGGCGATCGGTATGGCTGCTACGTTTGATCCTACGTTGATAAAAGAGGTTGCAAAGATCTGCGCAACAGAGGGTAGAGCAAAATATAATGAATATAAGAAAAAGGGAGATCGTGATATTTATAAAGGTCTTACATTTTGGACACCGAATGTAAATATCTTTCGTGATCCAAGATGGGGAAGAGGACATGAGACTTATGGAGAAGATCCTTATTTAACCAGCCGTCTTGGTGTCGCATTTGTAAAAGGCCTGCAGGGAGATAGCAAGTATATGAAAGCTGCCGCCTGTGCAAAGCATTTTGCAGTACATTCCGGACCAGAAGCGTTACGACATGAGTTTAATGTTAAAGTATCAAAGAAGGATTTGGAGGAAACCTATCTTCCTGCATTTGAGGCCTGTGTAAAAGAGGGTAAGGTAGAGGCAGTGATGGGAGCTTACAACAGAGTGAATGGGGAACCTTGTTGTGGAAGCCCAACGCTGATCCAGCATATTCTTCGTGATAAGTGGAAGTTTAAAGGTCATTTTGTATCTGATTGCTGGGCAATTCGTGATTTTCATGAAAACCATATGGTGACTAGTACAGCAATGGAGTCAGCAGCATTAGCATTAAATTCAGGTTGTGATCTAAACTGTGGAAATACATATTTACATATTCTAAATGCTTATCAAAATAAGAAAGTAACAGAAGAAAGTATTACCCAGGCAGCGATTCGGTTGTTTACTACAAGATATCTACTAGGACTGTTTGATGAGAATGAGTATGATAAGATTACTTATGAGGTAGTTGAGTGTGAGAGTCATCGTAAGAAGGCACTTGAGGTTTCTAAGAAGAGTATGGTGCTTTTGAAGAATAATGGAATCCTGCCATTGAGAAAAGAGCGAATCAGGACGATCGGAGTAATTGGACCTAATGCAAATAGCAGAGAGGCTTTGATCGGCAATTATCATGGAACTTCTTCTCATTATGTGACTTTATTAGGAGGAATTCAAAAGGAAGCAGGACCGAATATTCGGGTTCTGTATTCAGAAGGATGTCATTTATGGAAGGACCGCGTTGAAGGTCTAGCAGTTGCAAATGATCGATTTACAGAGGCTATGATCGTAGCAGAAAAGAGTGATGTCGTTATTTTATGTCTGGGACTAGATGAGACATTAGAGGGAGAAGAAGGAGATACTGGTAACAGTTATGCATCTGGGGATAAAAAGGATCTTTATTTGCCAGAGTCTCAGGAACTGTTATTGCGTCAGCTTACTAAGTTAGGAAAGCCTATGGTGCTTTGCTTAATGGCAGGAAGTGCAATCGACTTACGATATTCAGAGGAGCATATGGATGCAATCTTATTAAACTGGTATCCTGGTGCAGAAGGTGGAAAGGCAGCAGCTAAGCTTCTATTTGGCGCAGATTCTCCTTCAGGAAAGCTTCCGATCACCTTTTATCAGGGAACAGAGCAGTTACCACCTTTCGAGGATTATTCAATGGAGAATCGGACCTATCGTTATATAAAGCAAGAGCCTCTTTATCCATTTGGATATGGATTAACTTATACAAAAATGAAAATAGCTAAAGTAGTATTAGAAGAGGAAAATAAGTTCTCTGTTATGGTTGAGGTTGAAAATGAAGGAGAGTATTCTTCGGATGAAGTAATTCAGATTTATTGTAAAGATCTTGATTCAGAATATTCGGTAAGAAATTGGAGTCTGTGTGGAATGCAGCGAATTTTTGTTAGTGCTAAGACAGCAAGAACAACTAGGGTTGAGCTTTCTAAAAATAGTTTTACCAGTGTTGATTTTGAAGGGAATCGCAAACAGTATGGTCATCATTTTATTCTTTATGTTGGATTCAGTCAGCCAGATGAGCGAAGTGTTAAGCTCATGGGGCAGAAACCAAATGAGATTAGAATTGAATTATAG
- a CDS encoding two-component response regulator BceR, which translates to MESIFIVEDDVKIRKELCNFLEKYNYQCIVSDDFENIVDHILESKANLILLDINLPYYDGYHICRELRKQMETPIIIVTSRDSELDELMSLNLGADDFITKPYNTQILLAHIASVLKRAGHVVSSDKIQCKELELNLSKGVVSSTKGEISLTKNELQILKILMSNQGKIVSRDEIMQELWESDEFVDDNTLTVNINRLRKKLETLTEANYIVTKRGLGYMIE; encoded by the coding sequence ATGGAATCAATTTTTATTGTAGAAGATGATGTGAAAATTCGTAAAGAGTTATGTAACTTTTTAGAGAAATATAACTATCAGTGTATAGTTAGTGATGATTTTGAGAATATCGTGGATCATATCTTAGAGTCAAAAGCAAATTTGATCTTATTGGATATTAATCTTCCATATTATGATGGATATCATATTTGCAGGGAACTAAGGAAGCAGATGGAGACACCTATTATTATTGTCACAAGCAGAGATAGCGAACTAGATGAACTTATGAGTTTGAATCTGGGAGCAGATGATTTTATTACAAAACCATATAATACACAGATCCTATTGGCGCATATAGCTAGTGTATTAAAACGAGCTGGTCATGTGGTCTCTTCGGATAAGATTCAATGTAAGGAATTAGAACTTAATTTGTCTAAAGGTGTTGTATCTAGTACCAAGGGTGAAATCTCTCTCACTAAAAATGAGTTACAGATTTTAAAGATCCTTATGAGCAATCAAGGGAAGATCGTGTCTCGAGATGAAATTATGCAGGAACTTTGGGAAAGTGACGAGTTTGTGGATGATAATACATTGACGGTTAACATTAACCGATTAAGAAAGAAATTAGAAACGCTTACAGAAGCCAATTATATTGTAACCAAACGAGGTCTTGGTTACATGATAGAATAG
- a CDS encoding polysaccharide deacetylase, with protein sequence MIEYNYPMWKECAITFSYDDGKIYDRRLVSLFNEYGLKGTFHLNSGTFQEDENINEDEVRALYTGHEVATHGVHHPYFTYLPKQELVSEILEDRKNLERLTGYPVRGMSYPFGCYSNEVCQTAHTLGIEYSRTVEDTMGFHLPADFMRWNPTCHHSRVTDEMIDQFLHPLCYMKMNLLYIWGHSFEFGRDGDWSIIENICKKVAHQDNVWYATNIEIKEYIESMRGLIYTVDEHMAYNPSAIDVYAKKDGKNICIPHGKTIEL encoded by the coding sequence ATGATAGAATATAACTATCCTATGTGGAAAGAGTGTGCAATAACTTTTAGCTACGATGATGGAAAGATATATGATCGTAGATTAGTTTCGCTGTTTAACGAGTATGGGTTAAAGGGGACGTTCCATCTGAATTCCGGTACATTTCAGGAAGATGAGAACATCAATGAAGATGAGGTGAGAGCGCTATATACAGGGCATGAAGTGGCTACACATGGAGTGCATCATCCTTATTTTACATATTTACCAAAACAAGAATTGGTTAGTGAAATTCTAGAGGATCGAAAGAATCTAGAACGATTAACTGGTTATCCGGTTAGAGGAATGTCTTATCCTTTTGGGTGCTATTCTAATGAGGTATGTCAGACAGCACATACACTTGGCATTGAATACTCAAGAACAGTAGAGGATACAATGGGATTTCATCTACCAGCAGATTTTATGAGATGGAATCCAACTTGTCATCATAGCAGAGTAACGGATGAGATGATCGATCAGTTTTTACATCCCTTATGCTATATGAAGATGAATTTACTGTATATCTGGGGGCATAGTTTCGAGTTTGGACGAGATGGGGATTGGTCCATAATTGAAAACATATGTAAAAAGGTCGCACACCAGGATAATGTATGGTATGCAACCAATATTGAAATTAAAGAGTACATAGAATCAATGAGAGGGCTTATCTATACTGTAGATGAGCATATGGCTTATAATCCTAGTGCAATTGACGTATATGCCAAGAAGGATGGCAAAAACATCTGTATTCCACATGGTAAGACAATTGAATTATAG